In Massilia antarctica, the following are encoded in one genomic region:
- a CDS encoding cobaltochelatase subunit CobN — MTSSDFPQGPAHIALLTHASNDLTVLHHAVGQLPPEFGAVAGVSLQALDADGGATALFSREVQGARIIILRVLGRLGSVPGFADLVSHARRHGQHLIAISGTGEPDPELAAVSTVAPDVLQQTLNYFHCGGSGNLAQLLRYLSDHLLLTGFGYESALPLPEHGIYHPDLAQGAGIDDWLALRKPGAPSAGIVFYRAHWMSGNTRFIDALLDALEKRGMNVLPVFTSSLRSGAGGDGALPDALRYFSDARGVHIDVLINTTSFAMGEITPGGPTPAGWSVGVLETLNVPVLQAITSGMTLPQWEQSARGLNPLDTAMNVVLPEFDGRIITAPVSFKSRAAGLQGDAVEYEPVPDRVARVAGIAARFARLKHVPNAEKRVAFMFTNSSSKASQIGNAVGLDAPASLMRILDAMRAAGYDVGQPPADGTTLIHDLVARCSYDQIYVTTEQLRNAAGRVPAAQYATWFAELTPDMQEKMSTQWGAAPGEAYVCDGHLALAGIELGNSFVALQPPRGYGMDPDAIYHQSDLPPTHHYYALYRWLRDVWRADAIVHVGKHGTMEWLPGKGVGLSQNCFPDALLGDLPLFYPFIINDPGEGSQAKRRAHAVVVDHLTPPMTTADTYGALAQLTQLVDEYYQVEVLDPAKLPLLQQQIWELVKQTNLNADLQARLLHHDHDHDHDHGHGHHHHHDHDHDHHHEEDGELPAALASMGGSDVAHLIEDLDGYLCELGSAQIRDGLHILGGGPDAQQMPAMLVSLTRLPNLDIPGLQAEVSKLFGLTMDLLLDQKGRRINVVPVLARLARCAVVTRSDALDAIDALCLRLFTELAARDYRPAAIDEVLNIVFADIDGEVAAARLLQPAQRAKASMLSQMGKPRAAPVRLPAAQAAPVAPPSNRFDSLRKVLGFACSQLVPNLARATDEIDNLINGLSGQYVPAGPSGSPTRGMAHILPTGRNFYSVDPRSVPSQSAWRVGLQLAHEVLTRHERETGAYPESVAISIWGTSAMRTHGDDVAQILALLGVRPVWRAESRQVSGVEVIPLEELKRPRIDVTTRISGFFRDAFPQLIDLIDDAVNTVIQLDEPLTHNFVRKHYLAELGGWIEQGLSQEEGARRASYRVFGAKPGSYGAGILPLIQHKNWEGDADFAEAYVNWGGYAYARGEQGTDQRDAFKVRLSGVQVALHNQDNREHDIFDSDDYLQFHGGMIATIRALTGQQPRHYFGDSHDPARAQVRDLKEETLRVFRSRVVNPKWLASIQRHGYKGGLELTATVDYLFGYDATAQVMDDWMYEDVAQAYGFDDDMQRFLEEANPWAQNAIAERLLEAASRGMWAEPRPETLAKLRELYLDSETLLEARGETARNG, encoded by the coding sequence ATGACATCATCTGATTTTCCTCAAGGCCCGGCGCACATCGCGCTGCTTACCCATGCATCGAACGACCTGACGGTCCTGCACCATGCCGTGGGCCAGTTGCCCCCGGAATTCGGCGCGGTGGCGGGCGTGAGCCTGCAGGCACTCGACGCTGACGGCGGCGCCACGGCGCTGTTCTCGCGCGAGGTTCAGGGCGCGCGCATCATCATTTTGCGCGTGCTGGGACGGCTCGGCAGCGTGCCCGGTTTTGCCGATCTGGTCAGCCACGCGCGCCGCCACGGCCAGCACCTGATTGCGATCAGCGGCACCGGCGAGCCCGATCCCGAACTGGCGGCGGTATCGACCGTCGCTCCCGACGTGCTGCAACAGACACTGAACTACTTCCATTGCGGCGGCAGCGGCAACCTGGCGCAGTTGCTGCGCTACCTGTCCGACCATCTGCTGCTGACCGGTTTTGGCTACGAGAGCGCGCTGCCGCTGCCGGAACACGGTATCTATCACCCCGACCTGGCGCAGGGCGCCGGTATCGACGACTGGCTGGCGCTGCGCAAACCCGGCGCGCCGAGTGCCGGCATCGTGTTCTACCGCGCCCACTGGATGAGCGGGAACACGCGCTTCATCGACGCGCTGCTGGACGCGCTGGAAAAGCGCGGCATGAACGTGCTGCCGGTGTTCACGTCCTCCTTGCGCAGCGGCGCTGGCGGTGACGGGGCACTGCCCGACGCGCTGCGCTATTTCAGCGACGCGCGCGGCGTGCATATCGATGTGCTGATCAACACCACCTCGTTCGCGATGGGCGAGATCACGCCCGGCGGCCCAACGCCGGCCGGCTGGTCGGTCGGCGTGCTGGAAACGTTGAACGTGCCGGTGCTGCAAGCGATCACCAGCGGCATGACCTTGCCGCAGTGGGAGCAGTCCGCGCGCGGCCTCAATCCGCTCGACACTGCCATGAACGTGGTGCTGCCCGAGTTCGACGGGCGTATCATCACCGCGCCGGTGTCGTTCAAGTCGCGCGCCGCCGGCTTGCAGGGCGACGCGGTCGAATACGAACCGGTGCCGGACCGGGTGGCGCGCGTGGCCGGTATCGCCGCGCGCTTCGCACGCCTCAAGCATGTACCGAACGCGGAAAAGCGCGTTGCCTTCATGTTCACCAATTCGAGCAGCAAGGCTTCGCAGATCGGCAATGCGGTGGGGCTCGATGCCCCGGCTTCGCTGATGCGCATCCTGGACGCCATGCGCGCCGCCGGCTACGACGTCGGCCAGCCCCCGGCCGACGGCACCACCCTGATTCACGATCTGGTCGCGCGCTGCTCGTACGACCAGATTTACGTGACCACGGAGCAGTTGCGCAACGCCGCCGGCCGCGTGCCCGCCGCGCAGTACGCGACGTGGTTCGCCGAACTCACGCCCGACATGCAGGAAAAAATGAGCACCCAGTGGGGCGCCGCGCCTGGCGAAGCATATGTGTGCGACGGCCACCTGGCGCTGGCCGGGATCGAATTGGGCAATTCCTTCGTCGCCTTGCAGCCGCCGCGCGGCTATGGCATGGACCCGGACGCGATCTATCACCAGAGCGACCTGCCGCCGACCCACCATTATTATGCGCTGTACCGCTGGCTGCGCGATGTCTGGCGCGCCGATGCCATCGTCCACGTCGGCAAGCACGGAACCATGGAATGGCTGCCCGGCAAAGGCGTCGGCCTGTCGCAGAACTGCTTCCCGGATGCCCTGCTGGGTGACCTGCCGCTGTTTTACCCGTTCATCATCAACGATCCGGGCGAGGGTTCGCAGGCCAAGCGCCGCGCGCATGCCGTGGTAGTGGACCATCTGACGCCGCCGATGACCACCGCCGACACCTACGGTGCGCTGGCGCAGCTGACGCAGCTGGTCGATGAGTATTATCAGGTCGAGGTACTGGACCCGGCCAAACTGCCGCTGCTGCAGCAGCAGATCTGGGAACTGGTCAAGCAGACCAACCTGAATGCCGACCTGCAGGCGCGCCTGCTGCACCACGATCACGACCATGACCACGATCATGGACACGGGCATCACCACCACCATGACCATGATCATGATCATCACCACGAAGAGGACGGTGAACTTCCCGCAGCACTGGCGTCGATGGGCGGCTCCGACGTGGCTCACCTGATCGAAGACCTGGACGGCTACCTGTGCGAACTGGGTTCGGCCCAGATCCGCGACGGCCTGCACATCCTCGGTGGCGGCCCTGACGCGCAGCAGATGCCGGCCATGCTGGTATCGCTCACGCGCCTGCCCAACCTCGATATTCCGGGTTTGCAGGCGGAAGTGTCAAAGCTGTTCGGCCTCACGATGGACCTGCTGCTCGACCAGAAGGGGCGCCGCATCAACGTGGTGCCCGTGCTCGCGCGCCTGGCCCGGTGCGCCGTGGTCACGCGGTCGGACGCGCTCGACGCCATCGACGCGCTGTGCCTGCGCCTGTTCACCGAACTGGCGGCGCGCGATTACAGGCCGGCCGCCATTGATGAAGTGCTCAACATCGTCTTTGCCGACATCGACGGCGAAGTCGCGGCCGCGCGGCTGCTCCAACCGGCCCAACGCGCAAAGGCCAGCATGCTGTCGCAGATGGGCAAGCCGCGCGCGGCGCCAGTGCGCCTGCCTGCCGCGCAGGCGGCTCCCGTCGCGCCGCCGTCGAACCGCTTCGATTCGCTGCGCAAGGTGCTCGGCTTCGCATGCAGCCAGCTGGTGCCGAACCTGGCGCGTGCGACCGACGAAATCGACAATCTGATCAATGGTCTGTCCGGCCAGTACGTGCCGGCCGGCCCGAGTGGTTCGCCCACGCGCGGCATGGCGCACATCCTGCCGACCGGCCGCAATTTCTACTCGGTTGACCCGCGCAGCGTGCCCTCGCAGTCGGCATGGCGGGTCGGCCTGCAACTGGCGCACGAGGTATTGACGCGGCACGAGCGCGAAACCGGCGCGTATCCCGAGAGCGTCGCAATCAGCATCTGGGGCACCAGCGCGATGCGCACCCACGGCGATGACGTGGCGCAGATCCTGGCCCTGCTCGGCGTGCGCCCGGTCTGGCGTGCCGAAAGCCGCCAGGTGAGCGGAGTGGAAGTGATTCCCCTCGAAGAACTCAAGCGCCCGCGCATTGACGTCACGACCCGCATCAGCGGCTTTTTCCGCGATGCGTTCCCGCAGCTGATCGACTTGATCGACGACGCCGTGAACACCGTGATCCAGCTCGACGAACCGCTGACGCACAATTTCGTGCGCAAGCACTATCTGGCCGAACTCGGAGGCTGGATCGAACAAGGCCTGAGCCAGGAAGAGGGCGCGCGGCGTGCCTCGTACCGCGTGTTCGGCGCCAAGCCTGGCAGCTACGGCGCCGGCATCCTGCCGCTGATCCAGCACAAGAACTGGGAAGGCGATGCCGATTTCGCCGAAGCCTACGTCAACTGGGGCGGCTACGCCTATGCGCGCGGCGAACAGGGCACCGACCAGCGCGACGCCTTCAAGGTGCGCCTGTCCGGCGTGCAGGTGGCCCTGCACAACCAGGACAACCGCGAACACGACATCTTCGACAGTGACGACTACCTGCAATTCCACGGCGGGATGATCGCCACCATCCGCGCACTGACCGGACAGCAGCCGCGCCACTACTTCGGCGACAGCCACGACCCGGCGCGGGCGCAAGTGCGCGACCTGAAAGAAGAAACCCTGCGCGTGTTCCGTTCGCGCGTGGTCAATCCCAAGTGGCTGGCCAGCATCCAGCGCCACGGCTACAAGGGCGGACTGGAACTGACGGCCACCGTCGACTATCTGTTCGGCTACGATGCCACGGCGCAGGTGATGGACGACTGGATGTATGAAGACGTAGCCCAGGCTTACGGCTTCGATGACGACATGCAGCGCTTCCTGGAAGAAGCCAACCCGTGGGCGCAGAATGCGATTGCCGAGCGCTTGCTGGAAGCAGCCAGCCGCGGCATGTGGGCCGAGCCGCGCCCGGAAACGCTGGCAAAGCTGCGCGAACTGTATCTCGATAGCGAAACCTTGCTCGAAGCACGCGGCGAAACGGCGCGTAATGGATAA
- a CDS encoding magnesium chelatase subunit D family protein: protein MNITNFPFSAIVGQPQLQRALMLCAVDPGMGGVLIRGDKGTAKSTAARALADVLPQIDSVAGCAYNCSAGAVSEHCEACATGTPRLAPVPFVTLPLGATEDRVIGSVDLARALQGGQRVFQPGLLAAAHRGVLYIDEVNLLADHLVDVLLDVAAMGVNSVQREGLSIRHPARFTLVGTMNLEEGDLRPQLLDRFALMVEVAAPRDKKVRSEVVRRRIAFEADPAGFSAAWDEQQQALHRQLLEAQRLLPQVTLDDAMLDLISHFCCEFEVASLRADIVMHKASRALAALDGRLQVTPADLRSAAELVLPHRRRRKPFEQPGLDHERLDELMREAAPPPPAQDDTGESEDGEQTPSDEQGEEQVFAAAASAAAPRIVVESTEGHSSAGRRSVAMGAARGRMVRAVPDEQPTSVAIGATLLSAAMREPGHVQVTRADLHQQIRVGKSANLILFVVDASGSMAAQRRMEAVKGAVLALLTDAYQRRDTVAVISFRGQSAHLLLAPTGSVDRAEQGLSELPTGGRTPLPHALHLALETLEKSANRAPALMVLLTDGKANVPLAADGDAWRESLDLAGRLAERGVPALVLDTESGYLRLGRAAQLAQTLGAECLTLEQLSADNLALTIRARLAPT from the coding sequence ATGAACATCACGAATTTCCCGTTCTCGGCCATCGTCGGCCAGCCGCAGTTGCAGCGCGCGTTGATGCTGTGCGCGGTCGATCCAGGCATGGGCGGTGTGCTGATCCGCGGCGACAAGGGCACGGCTAAAAGCACGGCGGCGCGCGCGCTGGCCGACGTGCTGCCGCAGATCGACTCAGTGGCCGGCTGCGCCTACAACTGCAGCGCCGGCGCGGTATCCGAACACTGCGAGGCTTGCGCCACCGGCACGCCGCGACTGGCCCCCGTGCCTTTCGTGACCTTGCCACTGGGCGCGACCGAAGACCGGGTGATCGGCAGCGTCGACCTGGCGCGCGCTTTGCAGGGCGGCCAGCGTGTGTTCCAGCCGGGCCTCCTGGCGGCGGCGCATCGCGGCGTGCTGTATATCGATGAAGTCAACCTGCTGGCGGACCATCTGGTCGACGTGCTGCTCGACGTGGCGGCCATGGGCGTCAATTCAGTGCAACGCGAAGGGCTGTCAATCCGCCACCCCGCGCGTTTCACCCTGGTTGGGACGATGAACCTGGAAGAGGGCGACCTGCGCCCGCAACTGCTGGATCGCTTCGCCCTGATGGTCGAAGTGGCGGCGCCGCGCGACAAGAAAGTGCGCTCGGAAGTCGTGCGCCGGCGGATTGCCTTCGAGGCCGATCCGGCAGGTTTCAGCGCCGCGTGGGACGAACAGCAGCAGGCATTGCACCGCCAGTTGCTTGAGGCCCAGCGCCTGCTGCCGCAAGTGACACTGGACGACGCCATGCTCGATCTGATCAGCCATTTTTGCTGCGAGTTCGAGGTGGCCAGCCTTCGTGCCGACATCGTCATGCATAAAGCGTCGCGCGCGCTGGCGGCGCTCGATGGACGGCTGCAGGTGACGCCGGCCGATTTGCGCAGCGCGGCCGAACTGGTGCTGCCGCACCGGCGCCGCCGCAAGCCGTTCGAACAACCCGGCCTCGATCATGAGCGCCTTGACGAATTGATGCGCGAGGCCGCGCCGCCGCCACCGGCGCAGGACGACACCGGCGAATCGGAAGACGGCGAACAAACGCCGTCCGACGAGCAGGGTGAGGAACAGGTGTTCGCGGCTGCCGCCAGCGCCGCGGCGCCGCGCATCGTAGTCGAATCTACCGAAGGCCACAGCAGCGCGGGCCGCCGCAGCGTAGCGATGGGCGCGGCACGCGGAAGGATGGTGCGGGCCGTACCCGATGAGCAGCCGACCAGCGTCGCCATCGGCGCCACCTTGCTCAGTGCCGCGATGCGCGAGCCGGGCCACGTGCAGGTCACGCGGGCCGACCTGCATCAGCAGATCCGGGTCGGTAAGAGCGCGAACCTGATCCTGTTCGTGGTCGACGCATCGGGGTCGATGGCCGCGCAGCGCCGCATGGAAGCGGTCAAGGGCGCCGTGCTGGCCCTGCTGACCGATGCCTACCAGCGGCGCGATACGGTGGCCGTGATTTCCTTTCGTGGCCAGTCCGCGCACCTGCTGCTGGCGCCGACCGGCAGTGTCGACCGCGCCGAGCAGGGCTTGTCCGAACTGCCGACCGGCGGGCGCACGCCCTTGCCGCACGCGCTGCACCTGGCGCTGGAAACCCTGGAAAAGTCGGCCAATCGCGCTCCGGCGCTGATGGTGCTGCTCACCGACGGCAAGGCCAACGTGCCGCTGGCGGCCGATGGCGATGCCTGGCGCGAATCGCTCGACCTTGCGGGCAGGCTTGCGGAACGCGGCGTGCCGGCGCTGGTGCTCGATACCGAGAGCGGTTATCTGCGTCTTGGGCGCGCCGCGCAACTGGCGCAAACCCTGGGCGCCGAGTGCCTGACCCTGGAGCAGCTATCGGCCGACAACCTCGCGCTGACGATCCGCGCGCGCCTGGCACCAACCTGA
- a CDS encoding cobalt-precorrin-7 (C(5))-methyltransferase — translation MIICIGAGPGDVGYLTQRGAQLIREADVVAGFDAVLNVVQSLIPAEAQVIGMAYRDQVAQLDEVARLHHAGKRCVVVFMGDIHFSGFQYLERVERACGHPVESLPGISSAQILASRAKVCFDETTFITFHRRGDLDPFKRHLVHVLQDQRNAIVIPCPWDAARSFMPWHIAAYLLENGISPDHPTEVWENLTRGEAEWHGSLLECASHTCSDMSIMLIRTLAPMASQIEAAPVP, via the coding sequence ATGATCATTTGCATAGGCGCGGGCCCCGGCGATGTCGGCTACCTGACCCAGCGCGGCGCGCAGCTCATTCGCGAGGCCGACGTGGTAGCCGGTTTCGACGCGGTGCTGAACGTGGTACAAAGCCTGATTCCGGCCGAGGCCCAGGTCATCGGCATGGCCTACCGCGACCAGGTCGCGCAGCTCGATGAAGTGGCTCGCTTGCACCACGCGGGCAAGCGCTGCGTGGTCGTCTTCATGGGCGACATCCATTTCAGCGGCTTCCAGTACCTGGAACGGGTCGAACGCGCCTGCGGCCACCCGGTCGAATCGCTGCCCGGCATTTCGTCGGCCCAGATCCTGGCCTCGCGCGCCAAGGTATGCTTCGACGAGACCACCTTCATCACCTTCCACCGCCGTGGCGACCTCGATCCCTTCAAGCGTCATCTGGTGCACGTGCTGCAGGACCAGCGCAACGCCATCGTGATTCCGTGTCCGTGGGATGCGGCGCGTTCGTTCATGCCGTGGCATATCGCGGCCTACCTGCTGGAAAACGGCATTTCGCCCGATCATCCGACCGAAGTGTGGGAAAACCTGACGCGCGGCGAAGCCGAATGGCATGGCAGCCTGCTGGAATGCGCCAGCCATACCTGTTCCGACATGAGCATCATGCTGATCCGCACGCTCGCGCCAATGGCCAGCCAGATCGAGGCGGCGCCCGTACCATGA
- a CDS encoding precorrin-8X methylmutase yields the protein MTQKEKLGIVVAGHGSRDPDAVREFEALVELVRARAPDDVVTHGYLEFSSPTIAEAVQANLAAGTRQVAVVPGVLLAARHAKNDMPAEVQAMARDYPDIDFHFGAPMNLHPQLLQLAQERIVEAEATSPLTLRRSDTCLVLVGRGTTDPDANGEVSKLARMLEEGMGFGGVYVCYSGTATPLVADGLRAAARMGYQRLVVLPFFLFDGVLVKRIYAAADDLREREPGLEVLKAGYFGVHSHVADVIIERAREAVAGRAAMNCSLCKYRVQIVGFEQQVGEPQRAHHLAVRGLLAPASATASATAPETAATPSYAPYEPHPIEAESFRIIAAGRDWSGFPASHLTVLQRLVHTSGDFGAVDDMYFSPGAVESGILALLRCKRVLTDVTMVQTGLKRQLLEQLGIDTWCGVHDRETHLMSAAEGITRSAAGVRRGWQKFGNDVVLAIGDAPTAIAEAARLIRDHGWRPQLVIGLPVGFVGTRETKDELRRCLQVPRITNSGTRGGSPWAASVVNGLMIDALNQLAGYEAR from the coding sequence ATGACCCAAAAAGAAAAACTCGGCATCGTCGTCGCGGGTCACGGCAGCCGTGACCCCGATGCCGTGCGCGAATTCGAAGCGCTGGTCGAACTGGTACGCGCGCGTGCGCCGGACGACGTCGTGACCCACGGTTACCTGGAGTTTTCCAGCCCCACCATCGCCGAAGCGGTACAGGCCAACCTTGCCGCAGGCACGCGCCAGGTGGCGGTGGTGCCCGGCGTGCTGCTGGCCGCGCGCCACGCCAAGAACGACATGCCCGCCGAAGTGCAGGCCATGGCGCGCGATTATCCGGACATCGATTTCCATTTCGGCGCGCCCATGAACCTGCATCCGCAGTTGCTGCAACTGGCGCAGGAACGCATCGTCGAAGCCGAGGCCACGTCGCCCCTGACGCTGCGCCGTTCGGACACCTGCCTGGTGCTGGTCGGGCGCGGCACCACAGACCCCGACGCCAATGGCGAAGTGTCCAAGCTGGCGCGCATGCTGGAAGAGGGCATGGGCTTCGGCGGCGTCTACGTATGCTATTCGGGCACGGCGACGCCGCTGGTGGCCGACGGTTTGCGCGCTGCCGCCCGCATGGGCTACCAGCGCCTGGTGGTCCTGCCTTTCTTCTTGTTCGACGGCGTGCTGGTCAAACGTATTTACGCCGCCGCCGACGACCTGCGCGAGCGCGAGCCGGGCCTGGAAGTACTCAAGGCCGGCTACTTCGGCGTGCATTCGCATGTGGCCGACGTGATCATCGAACGCGCGCGCGAGGCAGTGGCAGGGCGCGCCGCCATGAACTGCTCGCTGTGCAAATACAGGGTGCAGATCGTCGGCTTCGAGCAGCAGGTGGGCGAGCCGCAACGCGCGCATCACCTCGCGGTGCGCGGCTTGCTGGCGCCGGCGTCCGCTACGGCGTCCGCCACGGCGCCCGAAACGGCGGCCACGCCAAGCTATGCCCCGTACGAACCGCACCCGATTGAAGCGGAGAGCTTCCGCATCATCGCCGCGGGACGCGACTGGTCGGGCTTTCCGGCCTCTCACTTGACGGTGCTGCAACGGCTGGTGCACACCAGCGGCGACTTCGGCGCTGTCGACGATATGTACTTTTCGCCGGGCGCGGTGGAAAGCGGCATCCTTGCGCTGTTGCGCTGCAAGCGCGTGCTGACCGATGTGACCATGGTGCAGACGGGCCTGAAGCGCCAACTGCTCGAACAACTCGGCATCGATACCTGGTGCGGCGTGCATGACCGCGAAACGCACCTGATGTCGGCGGCGGAAGGCATCACGCGCTCGGCGGCGGGCGTGCGGCGCGGCTGGCAGAAGTTCGGCAACGACGTGGTGCTGGCCATCGGCGACGCGCCAACGGCGATTGCCGAAGCGGCGCGCCTGATCCGCGACCATGGCTGGCGCCCGCAACTGGTGATCGGCCTTCCGGTCGGCTTTGTCGGCACGCGCGAAACGAAGGACGAACTGCGGCGCTGCCTGCAAGTACCGCGTATTACCAACAGCGGCACGCGCGGCGGCTCGCCGTGGGCGGCAAGCGTGGTCAATGGCCTGATGATTGACGCGCTCAATCAGCTTGCAGGGTATGAAGCACGTTGA
- the cbiD gene encoding cobalt-precorrin-5B (C(1))-methyltransferase CbiD: protein MKHVERVQFDLAIPALNGLRRGRTTGSCATAAVKAALGLLLHGARCGTVRVSLPDGVHYLEVPVQIVDWTDSGAVRAEVLKDGGDDPDNTHGATIFAEVRRNNVRAVRFFAGRGVGTATRPGLRVAVGEPAINPVPRQMMRRAVEEVLDDAMAEPPDSGFDLTIGCENGEVIARKTFNPRLGIVGGISILGTSGIVEPMSLSTWIASVEVYVRVALAASTESVAYLPGKIGREFASGVLALPDERSVQIANFLGDALDFTEKALREEKRSLDVLWLAGHPGKLAKVLDGFWDTHSSKSNMAMAGVARVVAQMGGDAQLVHDIENANTVEAAMERLKSEPFAQAVWIEIERRIGMLAHARVPSVKRLEVRLFDLAGNPLGVDA, encoded by the coding sequence ATGAAGCACGTTGAACGGGTCCAGTTCGATCTTGCGATCCCTGCGTTAAATGGGCTGCGGCGCGGCCGCACGACAGGCAGTTGCGCCACGGCGGCGGTCAAGGCGGCACTCGGGCTGCTGCTGCACGGCGCGCGCTGCGGCACGGTCAGGGTCAGCCTGCCGGATGGTGTGCATTATCTTGAGGTGCCGGTCCAGATAGTCGATTGGACCGATAGCGGCGCGGTGCGGGCCGAGGTATTGAAGGATGGCGGCGACGATCCGGACAACACGCACGGCGCCACCATCTTTGCCGAGGTACGGCGCAACAATGTGCGCGCGGTGCGTTTTTTCGCCGGACGCGGCGTGGGCACGGCGACCCGTCCCGGCCTGCGCGTGGCGGTGGGTGAGCCGGCGATCAACCCGGTGCCGCGCCAGATGATGCGGCGCGCGGTGGAAGAAGTGCTGGACGACGCGATGGCGGAGCCGCCCGACAGCGGTTTCGACCTGACCATCGGCTGCGAAAACGGGGAAGTCATCGCGCGCAAGACCTTCAATCCGCGCCTGGGCATCGTGGGCGGCATTTCGATACTCGGCACGTCGGGGATAGTCGAACCGATGTCGCTGTCGACCTGGATTGCGTCGGTCGAGGTGTATGTGCGGGTGGCGCTGGCGGCGAGTACGGAGAGCGTGGCTTACCTGCCCGGAAAGATCGGGCGCGAATTCGCCAGCGGCGTGTTGGCGCTGCCGGATGAACGCTCGGTGCAGATCGCGAACTTTCTCGGCGACGCGCTGGACTTTACCGAAAAGGCGCTGCGGGAGGAGAAGCGCAGCCTGGACGTGCTGTGGCTCGCCGGCCACCCCGGCAAGCTGGCCAAGGTGCTCGACGGGTTTTGGGATACGCATTCGAGCAAGAGCAACATGGCGATGGCCGGCGTGGCGCGCGTGGTCGCGCAGATGGGCGGCGACGCGCAATTGGTACATGACATAGAAAATGCAAACACAGTGGAAGCAGCAATGGAACGTTTAAAGAGTGAGCCCTTCGCGCAAGCGGTGTGGATCGAGATCGAGCGCCGCATCGGCATGCTCGCGCACGCGCGCGTGCCATCGGTGAAGCGCCTCGAAGTTCGCCTGTTCGACCTGGCCGGCAATCCGCTCGGGGTGGACGCATGA
- the cobI gene encoding precorrin-2 C(20)-methyltransferase — MSIGTLWGIGVGPGPAGYLPLAALDALRRADLIYAPRARGAELSVALQCLAGIDIDPAKLREIEFNMDPDRSVLSEHYAQLADTIALELRAGRDVAYLTIGDSLTYSTYGYVLAALRARIPDLPQRTFPGITSYAAAASALAWPLGEGKERVLILPCPETAEELRSDILTHDIVVLMKVGARLGWVLDLLREMGIADHCAFARRIGLPGELLASGVGDLVANDAMGYLATLLVRRQPRQER, encoded by the coding sequence ATGAGCATCGGCACCCTCTGGGGCATCGGGGTAGGCCCCGGCCCGGCCGGCTACCTGCCGCTGGCGGCTCTGGACGCGTTGCGCCGCGCCGACCTGATCTACGCGCCGCGCGCGCGCGGGGCCGAGCTGTCGGTTGCACTCCAGTGCCTGGCCGGGATCGATATCGACCCTGCAAAGCTGCGCGAGATCGAATTCAACATGGACCCGGACCGTTCGGTCCTGAGCGAGCATTACGCGCAACTGGCCGACACGATCGCGCTGGAGCTGCGCGCAGGACGCGACGTGGCTTACCTGACCATTGGCGATTCGCTGACCTATTCCACCTACGGCTATGTGCTGGCGGCCCTGCGCGCGCGCATTCCGGATCTGCCGCAGCGCACCTTCCCGGGCATTACCAGCTACGCGGCCGCCGCATCGGCGCTGGCATGGCCGTTGGGGGAGGGCAAGGAGCGGGTGTTGATCCTGCCATGCCCCGAGACGGCGGAAGAACTGCGCAGCGACATTCTGACCCACGACATCGTGGTGCTGATGAAGGTCGGTGCACGCCTCGGCTGGGTGCTCGATCTGCTGCGCGAGATGGGCATTGCCGACCACTGCGCCTTTGCGCGCCGCATCGGCCTGCCCGGCGAATTGCTGGCGTCCGGCGTCGGCGACCTTGTCGCAAACGACGCGATGGGCTACCTGGCCACCTTGCTGGTGCGCCGTCAACCACGGCAGGAGAGATAA
- the cobM gene encoding precorrin-4 C(11)-methyltransferase — translation MKVYFVGAGPGAADLITLRGARLLGSVDMVLYAGSLVPTEMLTHCRPNAEIIDTAKLDLEQQQACYIRAKEMDIDVVRLHSGDPAIYGATAEQMRRLDALGITYEVVPGVSSFTAAAAAISAELTKPEVSQSVILTRVSGRASAVPELESIARLAEHRATMCIFLSGPHLKKIVGDLSLHYPQETPVRLVYRATWPEQKIYQGTLGTVLEDTKRGEWNLTTMMLVGAALDKDVAVESSLYSKDFTHLFRVVKKNKAEAAS, via the coding sequence ATGAAAGTGTACTTCGTTGGAGCGGGCCCCGGCGCCGCCGATTTGATCACCCTGCGCGGCGCGCGCCTGCTTGGCAGCGTCGACATGGTGCTGTATGCCGGTTCGCTGGTGCCGACCGAGATGCTGACGCACTGCCGGCCCAATGCCGAGATCATCGACACAGCCAAGCTCGATCTGGAGCAGCAGCAGGCTTGCTACATTCGCGCAAAGGAAATGGATATCGACGTCGTGCGCCTGCACTCGGGCGACCCGGCCATCTACGGCGCCACCGCCGAACAGATGCGCCGTCTCGATGCGCTGGGCATCACATATGAAGTGGTTCCGGGCGTGTCGTCGTTCACGGCGGCAGCGGCGGCCATCAGCGCCGAGCTGACCAAGCCGGAAGTGTCGCAGAGCGTGATTCTCACCCGCGTATCGGGACGCGCATCGGCCGTGCCGGAGCTCGAATCGATCGCGCGCCTGGCCGAACACCGCGCCACCATGTGCATCTTCCTGTCCGGCCCGCACCTGAAAAAAATCGTCGGCGACCTGTCGCTGCACTATCCGCAGGAAACGCCGGTGCGCCTGGTCTATCGCGCCACGTGGCCGGAACAGAAAATCTACCAGGGCACGCTCGGTACTGTGCTGGAAGATACCAAGCGCGGTGAGTGGAACCTGACCACCATGATGCTGGTCGGCGCGGCACTCGACAAGGATGTCGCGGTCGAATCGAGCCTGTATTCGAAGGACTTCACGCACCTGTTCAGGGTCGTCAAGAAGAACAAGGCGGAGGCCGCGTCGTGA